Proteins from a genomic interval of Streptomyces sp. SID8374:
- a CDS encoding phage tail protein, whose protein sequence is MTDNIFATSVFFKLVIGGSDLGAFHTCSGLGAEVEMETYAEGGNNGFTWQLPGRITWTNITLTRPVTADTMKIARWLNETIQRVEPKDGEIVALRPDLSRIISWQVQGIVPVRWQGPSFDPANSQAAIETLEIAHEGLEAS, encoded by the coding sequence ATGACGGACAACATCTTCGCGACGAGCGTGTTCTTCAAGCTCGTGATCGGCGGCAGCGACCTGGGTGCGTTCCACACCTGCTCGGGTCTGGGCGCCGAGGTCGAGATGGAGACGTACGCCGAGGGCGGCAACAACGGCTTCACCTGGCAGCTGCCGGGCCGCATCACCTGGACCAACATCACGCTGACCCGCCCGGTCACCGCCGACACGATGAAGATCGCGCGCTGGCTGAACGAGACCATCCAGCGGGTGGAGCCCAAGGACGGCGAGATCGTCGCGCTACGGCCGGATCTGAGCCGGATCATCAGCTGGCAGGTGCAGGGCATCGTCCCCGTGCGCTGGCAGGGCCCGTCGTTCGACCCCGCCAACTCCCAGGCGGCGATCGAGACGCTGGAGATCGCGCACGAGGGCCTGGAAGCGTCCTGA
- a CDS encoding LysM peptidoglycan-binding domain-containing protein — translation MSPALRASRARAQLTIMEPPSTVGAKPGGRLAQLTLQFNPSKLSLSKSTEWRRTPSRMAGQSALPEFVGSGPRSLSLEVFLDATATHDNSVEKAVEQLMIACVPTPTSLARKTPASPWVRFDWGTSRTTSFDGVLSNLSVSYTLFDVDGKPLRATCSLSIEEASVDPAGQNPTSGSKEARRTHRVVAGDSLPLLAWREYGDATAWRTIAHANDIDDPMRLIPGSELLVPGLEDHLAEGGR, via the coding sequence ATGTCACCCGCTCTCCGTGCGAGCCGTGCGCGCGCCCAACTGACCATCATGGAACCGCCGTCGACCGTCGGCGCCAAGCCGGGCGGCCGACTCGCCCAGCTCACCCTCCAGTTCAACCCCTCGAAGCTGTCACTGAGCAAGAGCACCGAGTGGCGGCGTACTCCGTCCCGGATGGCCGGGCAGTCCGCGCTCCCCGAATTCGTCGGGAGCGGGCCCCGCTCGCTCTCCCTGGAGGTCTTCCTCGACGCGACGGCCACCCACGACAACTCCGTGGAGAAGGCGGTGGAGCAGCTGATGATCGCCTGTGTGCCCACGCCGACCAGCCTCGCCCGGAAGACGCCCGCCAGCCCGTGGGTGCGGTTCGACTGGGGGACGTCGAGGACGACCTCGTTCGACGGCGTGCTCTCCAACCTCTCCGTCTCGTACACCCTGTTCGACGTGGACGGGAAACCGCTGCGCGCCACCTGCTCCCTCTCCATCGAGGAGGCGAGCGTTGACCCCGCCGGCCAGAACCCCACCTCGGGTTCGAAGGAGGCCCGGCGTACGCACCGGGTCGTGGCCGGGGACAGCCTGCCGCTGCTCGCCTGGCGTGAGTACGGCGATGCCACCGCCTGGCGGACGATCGCGCACGCCAACGACATCGACGACCCGATGCGGTTGATCCCCGGCAGTGAACTCCTGGTGCCCGGACTGGAAGACCACCTCGCGGAGGGCGGCCGATGA
- a CDS encoding DUF6760 family protein, whose amino-acid sequence MTYALPRLREEIAYVAYHFHWQREDILDLTHAERQQWVREIARINTRVNEGG is encoded by the coding sequence GTGACGTACGCGCTTCCCCGGTTGCGGGAGGAGATCGCGTACGTCGCCTACCACTTCCATTGGCAGCGTGAGGACATTCTCGACCTCACCCACGCGGAACGTCAGCAGTGGGTGCGGGAGATAGCGCGGATCAACACCCGCGTCAACGAAGGCGGGTGA
- a CDS encoding phage tail sheath family protein, translated as MPSYLTPGVYVEEVQSGARPIEGVGTAVAAFVGFAETGPFHQPTLVTNWDQYVQTFGTFTADTYLTHAVYGFFANGGGAAYIVRIGGPAQGASGSTGPGAVSQEPAPVALGGFLVAAKSGTSADLSVEIADPEGENPPEDRFKLLVRQAGKVVETYDVSTRKNVKGYLVTQARDSKLIQVTEQPGTAQSRPEKQTVALAPAPASSAPGSGVARLDASEYVGDAAARTGFGGLESIDEITMVAVPDLMSAFQRGEIDAEGVKTVQLAVISHCEQMGDRVAVLDTPPGMNAQQVRTWRNDDAGYDSRYATLYYPWVKVFDPASGRNSLVPPSGHVAGVWARSDGERGVHKAPANEVIRGAVDLEIRLSKGEQDLLNPIGVNCVRAFPGRGIRIWGARTLSSDPAWRYLNVRRLFNYLEESILLGTQWVVFEPNDDRLWSSIRRNVTAFLTEEWRRGALFGRTAEEAFYVRCDRSNNPQESIDLGQVVCEIGVAPVKPAEFVVFRLAQFSDSTSLIDE; from the coding sequence ATGCCGTCGTACCTCACCCCCGGTGTATACGTGGAGGAGGTGCAGTCCGGAGCACGGCCCATCGAGGGAGTCGGCACCGCGGTCGCAGCCTTCGTCGGCTTCGCCGAGACGGGCCCCTTCCACCAGCCCACGCTGGTGACCAACTGGGACCAGTACGTCCAGACGTTCGGCACCTTCACCGCCGACACCTACCTCACCCACGCCGTCTACGGCTTCTTCGCCAACGGCGGCGGCGCGGCCTACATCGTGCGCATCGGCGGCCCCGCCCAGGGCGCCTCCGGCTCCACCGGCCCCGGCGCCGTCTCCCAGGAACCCGCCCCCGTCGCCCTCGGCGGCTTCCTGGTCGCCGCCAAGTCCGGCACCAGCGCCGACCTCTCCGTCGAGATCGCCGACCCCGAGGGCGAGAACCCCCCGGAGGACCGCTTCAAGCTGCTGGTCCGCCAGGCCGGCAAGGTCGTGGAGACGTACGACGTCTCCACCCGCAAGAACGTCAAGGGCTACCTGGTCACCCAGGCCCGCGACTCCAAGCTGATCCAGGTCACCGAGCAGCCCGGCACGGCCCAGAGCCGCCCCGAGAAGCAGACCGTCGCCCTCGCCCCCGCCCCGGCCTCCAGCGCCCCCGGTTCCGGCGTGGCCCGCCTGGACGCCTCGGAGTACGTCGGCGACGCCGCCGCCCGCACCGGCTTCGGCGGCCTGGAGTCGATCGACGAGATCACCATGGTCGCCGTCCCGGACCTGATGAGCGCCTTCCAGCGCGGCGAGATCGACGCCGAGGGCGTCAAGACCGTGCAGCTCGCGGTCATCTCGCACTGCGAGCAGATGGGCGACCGGGTCGCCGTCCTGGACACCCCGCCCGGCATGAACGCCCAGCAGGTCCGCACCTGGCGCAACGACGACGCCGGTTACGACTCCCGCTACGCCACCCTGTACTACCCCTGGGTCAAGGTCTTCGACCCGGCGAGCGGCCGCAACTCCCTGGTCCCGCCGAGCGGTCACGTGGCCGGTGTCTGGGCGCGCAGCGACGGTGAGCGCGGAGTCCACAAGGCCCCCGCCAACGAGGTCATCCGCGGTGCGGTGGACCTGGAGATCCGGCTCAGCAAGGGCGAGCAGGACCTGCTGAACCCGATCGGCGTCAACTGCGTCCGCGCCTTCCCCGGCCGCGGCATCCGCATCTGGGGCGCCCGGACCCTCTCCTCCGACCCGGCCTGGCGCTACCTGAACGTGCGCCGCCTCTTCAACTACCTGGAGGAGTCCATCCTCCTGGGCACCCAATGGGTGGTGTTCGAGCCGAACGACGACCGCCTCTGGTCCAGCATCCGGCGCAACGTCACCGCCTTCCTCACCGAGGAGTGGCGCCGCGGGGCGCTGTTCGGCCGCACGGCCGAGGAGGCGTTCTACGTCCGCTGCGACCGGAGCAACAACCCGCAGGAGTCCATCGACCTCGGCCAGGTCGTCTGCGAGATCGGCGTCGCCCCGGTGAAGCCCGCGGAGTTCGTGGTCTTCCGCCTCGCCCAGTTCTCCGACAGCACCAGCCTCATCGACGAGTGA
- a CDS encoding phage tail protein gives MAEGDALSTHVFGVQLGGYLVESIQEISGMTVEEEVVEVRQVTAEGKQIIRKQPGARQAGEVTITRGLDKSSEFTTWIKETLNNGAVDTARQNLTIEIKDSTGETVRRIQLMQGWASKWEGPSLKAGESSAATETVTITFEEIVVE, from the coding sequence ATGGCAGAGGGCGACGCTCTTTCCACCCACGTATTCGGCGTGCAGCTCGGCGGCTATCTCGTGGAGTCCATCCAGGAGATCAGCGGCATGACCGTCGAGGAAGAAGTCGTCGAGGTCCGCCAGGTGACCGCCGAGGGCAAGCAGATCATCCGCAAGCAGCCGGGCGCGCGCCAGGCGGGCGAGGTGACGATCACCCGCGGACTCGACAAGAGCAGCGAGTTCACCACCTGGATCAAGGAGACGCTCAACAACGGGGCCGTCGACACCGCGCGCCAGAACCTCACGATCGAGATCAAGGACTCGACCGGTGAGACCGTCCGGCGCATCCAGCTGATGCAGGGCTGGGCCTCCAAGTGGGAGGGCCCCTCGCTCAAGGCCGGCGAGTCCAGCGCGGCGACCGAGACGGTGACCATCACCTTCGAGGAGATCGTGGTCGAATGA